In Bacteroides cellulosilyticus, the genomic stretch TACAAGGAAACAAAAAAGCCGACTTACAAATGCAGCTTCGTATAAAGTTTTAGATTGGAAATAGACGGTTATCTTATTTATTTCATATCTTTGTTTAATATAATAGTTCCATTTTAATTTAAAATAGTAAATACAATGACTGTTATCTATCCGTCTCCCATCTTCGGTCCTGTTCATTCCCGCCGTTTGGGAGTATCCTTAGGGATTAACTTATTGCCGGAAGATGGTAAGGTGTGTTCGTTCGACTGCATTTATTGTGAATGCGGTTTCAATGCAGACCATCGTCCCAAGAAAGCATTGCCTACCCGCGAAGAGGTACGCAATGCCCTTGAAGCCAGATTGCAGGATATGCAACAGAATGGACCTCAACCGGATGTATTGACCTTTGCCGGAAACGGTGAACCTACAGCTCATCCGCATTTCCCTGAAATCATAGAAGATACGTTGATGCTTCGTGATAAGTATTTCCCGAATGCCAAAGTCAGTGTATTGAGTAATTCTACCTTTATTCATCGCCCTGCAGTGTTTGATGCGCTGAATAAGATAGATAACAACATATTGAAACTCGATACGGTAGATGAGGATTATATTCATACTGTGGATTGTCCTACAGGGCATTATTCTGTGGGTGAAATCGTAGAACATATGAAAGCTTTTCAAGGCAACTGTATTATTCAGACTATGTTCATGAAAGGCAGTTATCAGGGGAAAGATGTGGATAATACTTCGGATAAGTACGTTCTTCCGTGGCTGGAGGTTGTGAAAGAGATAAAACCCCGTCAGGTGATGATTTATACTATTGATCGTGAAACACCTGACCATGATCTTTGTAAGGCTACTCATGAGGAACTGGACCGTATTGCTGCTTTAATTAAGGAAGAAGGTATTCCGGTTAGTGTTTCTTATTAAACTACCTATAGGTAGTGATGCAATTACCTATAGGTAAAATAAGTACAGGGTAACCGCATCTTGATTAAAACAATCGCTTTAAATAGTTTCGATTATAATCGAATTTTTAAATAAAGTCATCTAAAAATTCGATTATAATCGAAACTATTTATATTTTTGTGGAAAACTTAGCTTATGGATGATAAATGGAGTGCACTGGAAAAGTATAATCTCTGGAATGGAAATTCCTATAAATTGGGGTTAGAACGTACATCTTACATTAATAAGATTCATGCTTTTGTAGGAAATACCTTAGTAAAGGTACTTATAGGTCAACGTCGTTCCGGGAAAAGCTATATTCTAAGGCAAATAGCTTCCGGTTTGATTTCTGACTTAGGTGTTCATCCTAATAATATTCTGTATATCAATAAGGAATATTTGGAATTTGATTTCATAGACAATTATCAGGAGTTAGAAAAACTATATCAACTTTATCGTGAAAAACTTAATCCTCAGGGAAAGGTTTATTTATTCTTCGATGAAATACAGAATGTGGATGGTTGGGAGCGGTTTGTCAATTCTCATTCTCAGGATTTTGTGGAAGAATGTGAGTTGTTTATCAGCGGTTCAAACTCAAAGATGCTTTCCAGTGAACTGGCTACTTTGCTTTCCGGTCGCTACGTTGAGTTTCATATTTTCCCATATAATTATATGGAATATATTCAAGTGACGGATACAGTGGCAGGACGTTCCTCTTATTTATCTTATTTACAACGTGGAGGGCTACCGGAATTGTATAATTTGCCTGATATGGAATCCCGGAAGCAATATGTTGCTTCGGTCAAAGATACCATATTATTGCGTGATATAGTGAAACGTAAACCCATTCGTGATGTCAGACTTCTGGATGATGTTTTTATTTATTTGGTGAATAATGCATCCAATTTGTTTTCGATTCAGAATGTAATAAATTTCTTTAAATCGAAGAACCGTAAAGCATCATACGATACGTTATCAAATTACTTAAGTTATATAGAAGAAGCCTTTTTGGCTTATAAAACAGAGCGTTACAACATTAAAGGAAAAGAAGTTCTGGCGGGTAATTGCAAATATTATCTGAATGATTTGGCATTTAAGAACTTTTTATATCCGGGCTTTGCATATGGTGTAGGATATTTGTTGGAAAATGCGGTATATATCGAGCTTCGCAGGTTTGGTTTTCAAGTTTATGTGGGCACTATTCGTGATAAAGAGGTCGATTTTGTGGCTATGAAAGACGACCGTATTATTTATATTCAGGTTGCTTACATGATGGAAACGGAAGAAACAATGGAGCGTGAATACGCTTCTTTATTATCAATTGCTGATAGTTATGAGAAGTATGTTGTTTCAATGGACGAAGTTCAATTGCCTTCAAGAGAAGGTATACGTCATGTACAAGCATGGAATTTATCAGAAATATTAAAGTGATTAATTTTATAATATGCATACAATGAAACCTATTGCAATTAAAGACCTTTCAGAGAACTTCTTTGAAGTTATCGGTAAAGAATGGATGCTGGTGACGGCAGGTAATAAAGATCATTTCAATACGATGACTGCCAGTTGGGGCGGTATAGGCTTCCTATGGAACAAACCGGTGGTCTATGTCTTTATCCGTCCGGAACGTTATACGTTTGAGTTTATTCAGAAGAGTGAATACTTCACGCTCTCTTTCCTGGGAGAAGAGAACAGAGCTATCCATAAGATATGTGGAAGCAAATCGGGTAGGGAAGTAGACAAGGTAAAGGAAACGGGACTGAAACCGGTTATTACAGAAAAAGGAAATATTCTTTTTGAACAAGGCCGTCTCAGTCTGGAATGCCGTAAGCTTTATACGGATGTAATGAAAGAAGACTGTTTCATCGATCCAAGTGTTTGTAAGCAATGGTATGGTGGTGCCCATGGCGGTTTGCATCATATTTATGTAGCCGAAATTACCGGAGCATGGATGAGGGAGTAGTTATACTAATGTTCTTTATAGCCACTCCCATTTGCGCATCTCTTTTCCTGCAATTACTCAACCATTTGCTAAATGCCTCGTAATCAAGTTCTCGTGGAATGGTTTCTTTCACTTGATTATCGAGTGCTTTAGTAAAAGGTTTAGGTGAGAAGATAACATAAATTTGGTTATGCTCTTCTTCTTTGCTGCAAGTTAGAGTATATTCGTCTACTATATCGGGATGATTGACGTCGTGTTTGGGAGAAAAGAATATATATTTTTCTCCATGCTTTACCGGCTGTTGTCCGTCGCCATCCTTTCTGTAAGGAAGCAGACAGTAAGCAGTAGGGGTTTCGTCTATCAGATACACGGCAATAAAACCGTCTGTAGGAGATTGAAATGAAAGGAACATGTCATCTCCACTGCGGAATATTTCACTTTCATTTTGAACTTCAACTCCGTTTCTTAATACTTTGGCCATAAACTCAATCTGTGCACTTATAATTTCTCTGGCCTTACCACAAATAGAGCAGGTGACAACTAATGTTCCGTTTTCCTTATCAGTGTCGTAAGTGTATTTGGGTTCGCCTTTATCTTCAATCCATTCTCCTTTTACTTCCGTACCGCTAAGTGAAAAGAAGTGGCTGTCCGCTTTTCCATTATCATCTTTAACCACACTGGTATTTACTTGCGAAATTACTGTTCCAAACTCATCGGCAAGCGCTTGCAGTTTAGCACGTTCCAGTGCAATGCGCTTTGCTTCGCTCAGCGATACGTTTTCGGGTGCATAGAATGTATATTCTCCACAGACGTTTTTTACTTTTTGGGCAAATGCGGTGGTGGAGAGAATAAATATGAAAAAGATAAAAATAAATTTATGCATAGTTATCAGGTATTTCTATTTCAAATTTAAAGGTTTATGTAATAATAGCCAACTTACGTATGGTTTGTTTACCGCTTTTTGAGTATTAATTCAGCTTATTTGGCTATAAATAATGACTAATTGGTAGAAATTGATATTTGATGGGCGATGATGGAGGAAATTCTTTACAATAGGTATTATTTGAATATAAAATAACAATCCTGATAATCAAACATATACATATCCTTAATTTCTTGTCGACAAAAAGTTAAGAGTTTGTCGACAAGAAGTTAACTCTTTGTCAACAAACTCTTGACTTCTTGTATACAGAGAATTTGTTATTTTTAAAATATTTTACAAGTATATTTATGGTAAAGTCGGTTTATGGCTACACGAGCAGATATAAATAGCCTCGCATATCTTTTTCTTATTTTTTCTTCTTAGAGAAGAATTTCTTGTGCCAAGGCTGTGTTACATTATAAACTTCCATTTTCGGGGCTGGAATAATTATTTCTAAAGCTTTCAGATCTTCTTGATTAGCTTTTCTGAAATTTTTGAATGAGGCTGGAAATCCTGTGATGGTTAAAGTTCGCTCGCCAAAAGATTTTTTGGTAAAGGTAACTTGAGGCTCCAATAAAACGTCAGCTTTGTTTTCTTTGATAATATCTGCTACCAGATTGCTTTTACGTAGCTCTAATGGAGGCTGTCCGAAGTTGAAAGGTACAAAGTTCCACGTAATTTGTTTCTCCACTTTTTGCTTTACATCTAAATCAGCTACTGTGGGGTATTGATAAATACCCGATTCTACGGTCATGGTTGTAGAGGTACTTTTCTTCATGGTTGAACATGAAGTAAACAGTATGGTTACGCAAGTGAACAGTAAAATAATATTTAGTTTCATATTTGGGGCTATTTAAAAGATTCAACTTTGAAGTTCTTGTATGTAGCAGGATATCCTGTTATTGTAACGGATTTAATTTTCTTTCCAAACATACGTAATTTGAATACTGCTTCATATTGTCTTTCTACCAATATATCGGCATTTCCGTTTTCTTTTAGTGCAGCGGCAACAGCATTGCTGATGACGTGATTTAGACCGGCTTTGCGTTCTTGTTTTTTAGGATAATAGGTATAGGAGATTTTTACGTCTGAAACCTGTAGATCAGCAGTAGTTGTGCTGGTGAGTGAAGAATCTACATTCATTGTGGTTGATGTAGATGTTCTGAGTAATGAGCAAGAACTTACCGAAATGATCAGTAATAATCCTAATAAAATTTGTTTCATAATAGTGATAATTTTTAGTTTAAACAAATAGAATTTAAGTTTGATATATTAACAAAAATAAAGCAATATCTTTAATTAAGGAAAG encodes the following:
- a CDS encoding radical SAM protein; translation: MTVIYPSPIFGPVHSRRLGVSLGINLLPEDGKVCSFDCIYCECGFNADHRPKKALPTREEVRNALEARLQDMQQNGPQPDVLTFAGNGEPTAHPHFPEIIEDTLMLRDKYFPNAKVSVLSNSTFIHRPAVFDALNKIDNNILKLDTVDEDYIHTVDCPTGHYSVGEIVEHMKAFQGNCIIQTMFMKGSYQGKDVDNTSDKYVLPWLEVVKEIKPRQVMIYTIDRETPDHDLCKATHEELDRIAALIKEEGIPVSVSY
- a CDS encoding ATP-binding protein codes for the protein MDDKWSALEKYNLWNGNSYKLGLERTSYINKIHAFVGNTLVKVLIGQRRSGKSYILRQIASGLISDLGVHPNNILYINKEYLEFDFIDNYQELEKLYQLYREKLNPQGKVYLFFDEIQNVDGWERFVNSHSQDFVEECELFISGSNSKMLSSELATLLSGRYVEFHIFPYNYMEYIQVTDTVAGRSSYLSYLQRGGLPELYNLPDMESRKQYVASVKDTILLRDIVKRKPIRDVRLLDDVFIYLVNNASNLFSIQNVINFFKSKNRKASYDTLSNYLSYIEEAFLAYKTERYNIKGKEVLAGNCKYYLNDLAFKNFLYPGFAYGVGYLLENAVYIELRRFGFQVYVGTIRDKEVDFVAMKDDRIIYIQVAYMMETEETMEREYASLLSIADSYEKYVVSMDEVQLPSREGIRHVQAWNLSEILK
- a CDS encoding flavin reductase family protein, with the translated sequence MKPIAIKDLSENFFEVIGKEWMLVTAGNKDHFNTMTASWGGIGFLWNKPVVYVFIRPERYTFEFIQKSEYFTLSFLGEENRAIHKICGSKSGREVDKVKETGLKPVITEKGNILFEQGRLSLECRKLYTDVMKEDCFIDPSVCKQWYGGAHGGLHHIYVAEITGAWMRE
- a CDS encoding DUF4384 domain-containing protein — its product is MHKFIFIFFIFILSTTAFAQKVKNVCGEYTFYAPENVSLSEAKRIALERAKLQALADEFGTVISQVNTSVVKDDNGKADSHFFSLSGTEVKGEWIEDKGEPKYTYDTDKENGTLVVTCSICGKAREIISAQIEFMAKVLRNGVEVQNESEIFRSGDDMFLSFQSPTDGFIAVYLIDETPTAYCLLPYRKDGDGQQPVKHGEKYIFFSPKHDVNHPDIVDEYTLTCSKEEEHNQIYVIFSPKPFTKALDNQVKETIPRELDYEAFSKWLSNCRKRDAQMGVAIKNISITTPSSMLR